A window of Bacteroidota bacterium genomic DNA:
ATAAGCAGATTGATATTTCAAATCCATCAATTCGCAAATCTCCTCATATTCAAGTCCTTCATAAAAACGGTAATAAATGATTTCTTTCTGCCTGGAGGGCAAATCATTAAGTACGTGGGACAATGTCTTTCTCCGGGATTTTACCGTTTCGTTTTCTATAATCGTTTCTTCGATTGACAAATCAAAATCATAAGGTTTATCTTCTGAGACATGAGAAGAATAGACATTAAACCTTTGTCCTTTCTTAAAAAAATTGAATAAAGAATTTTTTAAAGCAGACATCAGGTAGACCTTCACATTATCGGGCGAAGAAAGATGTTTATGATTCTGATAAACTTGAGTAAATACATCTTGTATGCAATCTTTTACCAATTCAGAATCATCAGTAAAACGGCATCCATATTGATAAAGTTCCTGAACATAATGTAAATATAAAAACGAATAAGCATTTTTATCCCCTTCAATAAACAACTGCCATTGCTGTTTACTCAGATCCTCTATCTTATTTTCCGTAGATATTTGTTCATTTTTAACCATTTTCTAATCATTAAAAGATCT
This region includes:
- a CDS encoding sigma-70 family RNA polymerase sigma factor — translated: MVKNEQISTENKIEDLSKQQWQLFIEGDKNAYSFLYLHYVQELYQYGCRFTDDSELVKDCIQDVFTQVYQNHKHLSSPDNVKVYLMSALKNSLFNFFKKGQRFNVYSSHVSEDKPYDFDLSIEETIIENETVKSRRKTLSHVLNDLPSRQKEIIYYRFYEGLEYEEICELMDLKYQSAYNLLQRALSELREIYGASFMSLLLLSISLGAESTI